The following proteins are encoded in a genomic region of Solea senegalensis isolate Sse05_10M linkage group LG5, IFAPA_SoseM_1, whole genome shotgun sequence:
- the ep400 gene encoding E1A-binding protein p400 isoform X6, with protein sequence MHHGSGSHNMQRHLQRSKSVSGSEAEEQQQQQPNMAATQQQATVNHPQSPVTTFSSSASPSAPQSPNYQIIMSRSPVTGQNVNITLQNVGQMVTGNQQITLTPLPIQNPASPGFQHTTPQWRFEHAPSSYIQVTSPVPQPMQPQSPTQHSPVPLQGVTRAGAPTATLGVCGQSPTRFVEAGMLVRQISLSSPSASGHFVYQEGTGLTQIAPATPGQVQLASAGAPGSVRERRLSQPHSQTGGTIHHLGPQSPVATGATLPTLGSPGHITTSNLPPQISSIIQGQLARPMIFEKTQQGVVGGVGTTTTATFTIPSSNPPSSPSLTSPSQGMSSNPLALTSIAVGTVKKHAPRKLEEISPSTPEIAQLRKQCLEHHNKKMESLKEVFKEYLIELFFLQHLQGNMMDYLAFKKKPCVPLYTYLRQNDLDIEDEEEEEEQSEVINDEVKVVTGKDGQAVTPVAIATQLPPNVSAAFSVQQQFQGHQGAPGTITNPGDMDAFKRQQAMVQAGGMPPTPPVVQIAGQKQTQPQYDPSKGPPVQNAASLHTPPPQLPSRLPQVGLPMAGLPMTLSQQAQLVENTTQACGQLQPQVKIQASGPVLATVNPHAQLQAQLQQQMQPGLHLQLQPQQQQPQAILQTGQATVALARPGAESNQPVQRIMTNSISMTSIPPAPLSTTNCVTTPHTATPLRPLASNINPSTQSKLTGTNGITTVKTSGFPPLQSSQEGSQEKQVEQAKLESQVHQRISELRKEGQWSASRLPKLVEASRPKSHWDYLLEEMQWMAADFAQERRWKEAAAKKLVRTCARHHQEQKKNEERSKKEREIHLRHIASTIAREVEFFWSNIEQVVEIKLQFEIYEKRLKALSLQKALAKVPSQSTATIKEEVVTSNRKRKSSLSLFGVDGCDEESTIEEQEAMEGETDHKSELVDLARNAEMPLDALMKQYAGAYVDGFQWPQPSHHSDDDGMQETEAVESPLRSPPEAVRIDSLLSVDQYRGVDKASSCDTSGKPARDIAEVAAATELILPKGSFRTTSSSRSSAPFLLHGALREYQQIGVDWLVNLHKKHLNGILADETGLGKTVQTVAYMAHLAGQEGIWGPHLVVVRTCKLLNWEVEFKRWCPGLKILLYLGNKRERRSKRMWWGEANSFHVCVTSYKLLMKDQSHFLKRRWKHLVLDEVQLIKNMTEKHWETVFALRSEQRILLINTPLQNTLKELWTMIHFLLPGITRPYADFPVKAGTDQNQDYCHKLVIRLHRVIQPFILRRSKRDVEKQLPKKYEHILKCRLSNRQKYLYEDILTQPGAQEALKTGHFVSVLQVLMQLQRVCNHPQLVAPRESSSSYFCSALQYNVPSLVLGALQKNATETANMSIFNLINNENTLTRYQTEEVVPKLKVTQQLIEEIYTGPDPPARPKQCPIKPMRLFQPVQYGTKPEGRTAAIPSVTNSSVTTSTSVSTTSQSAQSRGKSPVTNATTTTTSHAVGTASQRAQTTPPVSSSSSNTAASSVASSGNSGVGQHVLGAAPVALGQTLAGTVVGSMAPISQPGLAQVPRPALAPSHAIQPSLLSQRLVLTSQAQARLPSGDVVKIAQLANITGSQNRISQPETPVTLQFQGNKFTLSPSQLRQLTTGQPLQLQGNILQIVSAPGQQIIRPQGSMVMQTIPQAIPASNASSSPGAPHAAMTTAQQALGGTTNANSAPNKVTTAAHAGSHVSSEEKTQQLKERLSRLFEANERRCSRRVLYGSDLLQACTLSSEPGHHSLMSGGWRWVGRESCLRAQRTCVATTSTLQSTLLSVEDRLEAANSLIKRLVCVVPPAVAQPPHLYAANPPVSYSLGQKSLQRRLQAASAPHSADIHHLTPQRLFHFPDLQLMQMDSGKLEALAILLQKLRSESRRVLILTQMVKMLDILEAFLDYRQLTYVRLDESFTPNERQENMKKFNKNRQVFCSILTNRCCSAVGTVFDADTIIFYDTDLNPSMDARTQEWCDKIGRSKDIHIYRLESGNSIEEKLLKNGTKDLIREVAAQGMDYTLAFLTQRTIQDLFEVEAGSGEKVEEFVVLHQEPSASEAISPRVARPYIQALHSINLDALPEDKEQQQQKEEETLAGKELAEDSQETESQTKEEPAQIEELNAVMEQLTPIERYALHYLEYLHISDDETALKERLECSKKGWELQQLQKLREEEEERQLMEGDDLFTYTREDAYNMEYVFDADDGHTEIMPLWTPPTPPQDDNDIYIDSVMMLMYDTSPMPESKLPPIYVRKEHKRLKMDPSAAARKKKKGHGETVTHPRSLFEKASMLKVRREVKDQKKNFSLKQQAPFAKPLPSLVKPAMEAGQDNPEWLISEDWALLQAVEQLLDLPLNLSIVSPAHTPNWDLVSDVVNSCSRIYRSPKQCRNRYENVIIPREEGKLVYEANPKKKTKSIYKSKNSRPLRTYQIYTQDDNANHMQLYNSRFELMKIIASKRSPPIKPLLGMNPFQKNPKHASVLAESGISYDKPLPPIQVASQRAERIAKEKKALAEQQKAQQLAQQQQTGTPQTQAVPGQAQAAAAGQAQAQVAQTATVTGAAAVPNAAILAGAIKNATVGTTIQAATVGGNVIVNTVAGVPPSPFQANKRLASPVIPGTLSPASAAGAQVVHAQQRTVTAAAAPAEVVTIATGQGVRAVTPVTASAVVSTTLSPVQSQTRPLVTQVTPATGMQLSQGKPLTPAHLQMLRQQHLQQQQQQQQAASPQMKAVSKPQMQKHKLQLQQQQQQVAAAVAAAQGQQAAGTQQSAQVQPAQAAQATPQLAAVAATRPGAVLTGTTVQVARLTRVPTQVQSQAGQTAQVTLTKPPVVSVPAVVSSASVTTLPVTVAGISVAIGQPQKAGGPVLTPSFPQMQVQQLLQMKKQQQAAAVQAAAAAQQKAGQAQQGQATVQQKQVTVQAAQAAQQPQQKVTYATTTQLTPGIKTQFFTASLTQAQKSAGTQQIQVAKLPQIVQQQSTVANIQQIVSSPQQIQPQTVTLTQAATSAPAQVQMIPPGAAQVVQQKIIQQQVVTTAASPQIQTPPPHSPAQQQTAPSAAESPAQQPTKGQARQGGIRAKTPAKPSGGSG encoded by the exons ATGCACCATGGAAGTGGATCACACAATATGCAACGACACCTCCAGAGATCCAAGTCTGTCAGTGGGTCTGAAgcagaggaacagcagcagcagcagccaaacaTGGCAGCAACGCAACAGCAAGCTACAGTTAACCACCCTCAGTCACCTGTGACAACATTTTCCTCATCTGCCAGCCCCTCAGCCCCCCAATCACCCAATTATCAGATAATCATGAGTCGTAGCCCAGTCACTGGCCAGAATGTGAACATCACTTTACAAAATGTTGGCCAGATGGTGACTGGTAACCAGCAAATCACCCTAACCCCACTCCCTATCCAGAACCCAGCATCCCCCGGCTTCCAGCATACTACACCTCAGTGGAGGTTTGAGCATGCCCCGTCCTCCTACATCCAGGTCACCTCACCTGTTCCCCAACCAATGCAGCCCCAAAGTCCCACCCAGCATAGTCCAGTTCCCCTGCAAGGTGTTACAAGGGCAGGAGCACCTACTGCAACACtgggtgtgtgtggacagagtcCAACACGATTTGTTGAAGCTGGTATGTTAGTGCGACAAATCAGTTTAAGCAGTCCCTCGGCAAGTGGCCACTTTGTTTACCAAGAGGGAACGGGACTGACCCAGATTGCCCCAGCCACACCTGGCCAGGTACAGCTGGCCTCTGCTGGAGCACCAGGCTCTGTGAGGGAACGTCGACTCTCTCAGCCCCACTCACAGACTGGAGGCACCATTCACCACCTTGGGCCTCAAAGTCCAGTGGCCACTGGTGCCACACTCCCCACTCTGGGCAGCCCTGGCCACATCACCACTTCCAACCTACCTCCGCAAATCAGCAGTATCATTCAAGGACAACTGGCACGGCCTATGATATTTGAGAAGACGCAACAGGGTGTGGTAGGTGGAGTAGGAACCACCACCACTGCAACTTTCACTATACCCTCCTCCAATCCACCGTCTAGCCCTTCCTTGACCAGTCCATCTCAAGGGATGTCCAGCAACCCTCTTGCACTCACCAGCATTGCAGTAGGCACTGTGAAAAAACACGCTCCCAGGAAGTTAGAGGAAATTTCTCCTTCCACACCAGAGATTGCCCAGCTGAGAAAACAGTGCTTGGAGCACCACAATAAGAAGATGGAGAGTTTAAAGGAAGTGTTCAAAGAATATCTGATTGAGCTTTTCTTTCTGCAGCACCTCCAAGGGAACATGATGGACTATTTGGCTTTTAAGAAGAAGCCATGTGTTCCCTTGTATACTTACTTGAGACAGAATGACTTGGACAttgaagatgaagaggaagaagaagaacagtcTGAGGTCATTAATGATGAG GTGAAGGTTGTTACAGGAAAGGATGGCCAAGCAGTAACACcagttgccatagcaacacagCTTCCCCCCAATGTTTCTGCAGCTTTTTCTGTCCAGCAGCAGTTTCAG GGACATCAAGGGGCTCCTGGCACTATCACAAACCCTGGAGATATGGATGCCTTTAAGAGGCAACAGGCAATGGTGCAAGCAG GCGGGATGCCGCCTACTCCTCCAGTGGTCCAGATTGCAGGACAGAAGCAGACTCAACCGCAGTACGATCCTTCCAAAGGACCTCCAGTGCAGAATGCAGCCAGCCTGCACACCCCTCCACCCCAGCTGCCCAGCAGGTTGCCCCAAGTTGGCCTCCCTATGGCAGGGCTGCCCATGACACTCTCTCAGCAGGCTCAGTTGGTGGAGAATACGACTCAAGCTTGTGGCCAGCTTCAGCCACAGGTGAAGATCCAGGCAAGTGGTCCTGTCCTGGCTACAGTAAACCCACATGCACAGCTCCAGGCccaactgcagcagcagatgcagccAGGTCTTCATCTTCAGCTGCAACCCCAGCAGCAACAACCACAGGCCATTCTACAGACAGGACAAGCA ACGGTGGCACTTGCTCGCCCAGGTGCAGAGTCCAACCAGCCAGTTCAGAGGATTATGACCAACTCAATATCCATGACGTCTATTCCACCTGCTCCCCTCTCTACTACCAACTGTGTTACAACCCCCCATACTGCAACTCCTCTCCGTCCTCTTGCCTCTAACATCAACCCAAGCACCCAGTCCAAACTAACAGGCACCAATGGTATTACCACTGTTAAAACCAGTGGCTTTCCACCTTTGCAGTCCTCACAGGAGGGTTCTCAGGAAAAGCAAGTTGAACAAGCCAAACTC GAGAGTCAAGTTCATCAGCGTATCTCTGAGCTGAGGAAGGAGGGCCAGTGGTCAGCCAGTAGACTCCCCAAGCTTGTGGAAGCCTCGCGTCCAAAGTCCCACTGGGACTATCTCCTGGAGGAGATGCAGTGGATGGCAGCTGACTTTGCCCAGGAGAGAAGATGGAAAGAGGCTGCTGCTAAGAAG ctTGTTCGCACATGTGCCCGTCATCATCAagagcagaagaaaaatgaagagaggtcaaagaaagaaagggaaatacaTCTTCGGCACATTGCCAGCACAATTGCCAGAGAGGTGGAATTTTTTTGGTCAAACATTGAGCAg GTTGTGGAAATAAAACTCCAGTTTGAAATTTATGAAAAGAGGCTCAAAGCACTCAGCTTACAAAAAGCCTTAGCCAAAG TACCCAGTCAGTCAACAGCCACCATTAAAGAG GAGGTGGTCACTtcaaacagaaagagaaaatcaAGTTTGTCCTTGTTTGGTGTAGACG gCTGCGATGAAGAGAGCACCATAGAGGAACAGGAGGCAATGGAAGGGGAAACGGACCACAAATCAGAATTGGTTGACCTTGCAAGAAATG CCGAGATGCCTCTTGATGCTTTGATGAAGCAGTATGCCGGTGCTTATGTTGATGGCTTTCAGTGGCCTCAGCCGAGTCATcatagtgatgatgatggcaTGCAAGAGACTGAAG cagtgGAGAGTCCTTTGCGGAGTCCCCCTGAAGCAGTGAGGATTGACTCGCTGCTAAGCGTGGACCAATACCGCGGTGTTGACAAAGCTAGTTCCTGTGACACCAGTGGGAAGCCTGCCAGAGACATAGCTGAAGTGGCTGCTGCAACAGAACTCATCCTGCCCAAGGGCAGCTTCAGGACCACTTCTTCA TCCCGCAGCTCAGCTCCTTTTCTACTGCATGGAGCACTGCGAGAGTATCAGCAAATTGGTGTCGACTGGCTGGTAAACCTTCACAAGAAACACCTCAATGGCATTCTGGCAGATGAGACTGGACTTGGCAAGACTGTACAGACGGTAGCCTACATGGCTCACTTAGCTGGTCAAGAGG GAATCTGGGGACCCCACCTTGTTGTTGTGAGGACATGCAAGTTGCTAAATTGGGAGGTGGAGTTCAAGCGCTGGTGCCCTGGACTAAAGATCCTCCTGTACCTTGGCAACAAGAGGGAGCGCAGATCTAAGAGAATG TGGTGGGGTGAAGCCAACAGTTTCCACGTATGTGTGACATCCTACAAACTGCTGATGAAAGACCAGAGCCATTTCCTTAAGAGGAGGTGGAAGCACTTGGTCTTGGATGAGGTGCAGCTcataaaaaacatgactgagaaaCACTGGGAAACAGTTTTTGCTCTCAGAAG TGAGCAGAGGATTCTTCTCATCAACACTCCTCTACAGAATACTCTAAAGGAGCTGTGGACTATGATCCACTTTCTTTTGCCAGGAATCACCCGGCCATATGCTGACTTCCCTGTTAAGGCAGGCACAGACCAGAACCAGGACTACTGCCACAAACTGGTCATCCGCCTGCACAGG GTGATCCAGCCTTTCATTTTGAGACGCTCCAAAAGGGACGTGGAAAAACAGCTGCCCAAGAAGTATGAGCACATCCTCAAGTGCCGTCTCTCTAACAGACAGAAGTATCTTTACGAGGATATCCTCACCCAACCAGG aGCTCAGGAAGCACTGAAGACTGGCCATTTTGTGAGTGTTCTTCAGGTCTTGATGCAGTTGCAGCGAGTGTGTAACCACCCTCAGCTGGTGGCACCCAGAGAAAGCAGCAGCTCCTATTTCTGCTCCGCTCTGCAGTACAATGTCCCATCTCTGGTGCTCGGAGCTCTTCAGAAAAACGCCACTGAG ACTGCAAACATGTCCATATTTAATCTGATTAATAATGAGAACACACTGACGAGGTATCAGACGGAGGAGGTGGTGCCCAAACTGAAGGTCACTCAGCAGCTCATAGAGGAGATATACACTGGTCCAGATCCACCAGCACGTCCTAAGCAATGCCCAATAAAACCTATGAG ATTATTCCAGCCAGTACAGTACGGGACAAAGCCCGAAGGTCGTACGGCGGCCATTCCAAGTGTAACAAATTCCTCTGTTACTACTAGTACCTCGGTCTCCACCACCAGCCAGTCAGCCCAGAGCAGAGGCAAATCTCCTGTCACTAATGCAACTACTACCACCACTTCTCATG CGGTTGGAACGGCTTCTCAGAGAGCCCAGACCACCCCtcctgtcagcagcagcagcagcaacactgccGCCTCCAGTGTAGCCTCATCTGGGAACAGTGGTGTTGGACAGCATGTGTTGGGGGCTGCCCCTGTGGCTTTGGGCCAGACCTTAGCTGGCACAGTTGTGGGATCCATGGCTCCCATCAGCCAGCCTGGATTAGCACAGGTTCCCAGGCCAGCTCTAGCCCCCAGCCATGCCATCCAGCCAAGCTTACTATCCCAGAGGCTGGTTCTTACATCCCAGGCCCAGGCACGGTTGCCTA GTGGCGATGTGGTGAAGATAGCTCAGCTGGCTAACATAACCGGCAGTCAGAATCGCATCTCCCAGCCAGAGACGCCCGTGACTTTGCAGTTTCAGGGAAACAAGTTCACTTTGTCGCCCAGCCAGCTTCGCCAGCTCACCACTGGACAGCCTTTGCAGCTCCAAG GAAACATCTTGCAGATTGTATCGGCTCCAGGTCAGCAGATCATTAGGCCCCAGGGATCCATGGTGATGCAAACAATACCACAAGCTATTCCTGCTTCCAATGCTTCATCATCACCTGGCGCACCTCATGCTGCAATGACAACAGCACAACAAG catTGGGGGGGACAACAAATGCAAATTCTGCCCCCAACAAGGTCACAACTGCAGCTCACGCTGGTTCTCAC GTTTCCTCAGAAGAAAAGACTCAGCAGTTAAAGGAGCGCTTGAGTCGTCTGTTTGAAGCAAATGAGCGACGCTGTAGTCGCAGAGTATTGTACGGCTCAGACCTGCTCCAGGCATGCACTTTGAGCTCAGAGCCTGGTCACCATTCGTTGATGTCAGGAGGCTGGAGGTGGGTGGGCAGAGAGAGCTGCCTCAGGGCTCAGAGAACCTGTGTGGCTACCACCTCGACACTGCAGtccactctgctctctgtggagGATCGCTTGGAGGCGGCCAACAGCCTAATCAAAAG GCTGGTTTGTGTGGTGCCTCCAGCTGTAGCACAACCTCCTCACCTGTATGCAGCCAATCCCCCGGTTTCCTACAGCCTTGGGCAGAAGTCCCTTCAGCGTCGGTTACAAGCCGCCTCTGCACCCCACAGTGCTGACATCCATCACTTGACACCCCAACGTCTCTTCCATTTTCCTGATCTGCAGCTAATGCAAATGGACTCAG GTAAACTGGAAGCACTTGCCATTCTGCTGCAGAAGCTTCGGTCAGAGAGCCGCCGTGTCCTCATCCTAACACAGATGGTGAAGATGCTTGACATCCTGGAGGCCTTCCTAGATTACAGACAGCTCACATATGTGCGGCTTGATGAAAGCTTTACTCCTAATGAACGACAG GAGAATATGAAGAAGTTTAACAAGAACAGGCAGGTTTTCTGCAGCATCCTGACTAACCGCTGCTGCTCTGCAGTCGGGACTGTGTTTGATGCCGATACCATCATCTTCTATGACACAGACCTCAATCCCAGCATGGACGCCCGCACCCAGGAGTGGTGTGACAAAATAGGCCGTTCCAaggacatacatatatacag GTTGGAGAGTGGAAACTCCATCGAAGAGAAGTTGCTGAAGAATGGCACCAAGGACTTGATCAGAGAGGTTGCTGCCCAGGGCATGGACTACACCTTGGCCTTCCTCACACAA CGGACAATCCAGGATCTGTTTGAGGTGGAGGCAGGATCAGGGGAGAAAGTGGAAGAGTTTGTGGTTCTTCACCAAGAGCCATCAGCCTCTGAGGCCATTTCCCCCAGAGTGGCTCGACCCTACATCCAGGCTCTCCACAGCATAAACCTGGATGCTTTGCCAGAGGACaaggagcagcaacagcagaaggaggaggagacgttAGCGGGCAAAGAATTAGCAGAGGATAGTCAGGAAACAGAGAGCCAAACTAAAGAGGAGCCTGCTCAGATTGAAGAGTTAAATGCAGTCATGGAACAG CTCACACCAATCGAGAGGTATGCCCTCCATTACCTGGAGTATCTCCacatcagtgatgatgaaacTGCTCTTAAG GAGCGGTTGGAGTGCTCTAAGAAAGGCtgggagctgcagcagctgcagaagcttagggaggaggaagaggagcggcAGTTGATGGAGGGAGATGATCTTTTCACCTACACCAGAGAGGATGCCTACAACATG GAGTATGTATTTGATGCAGATGATGGTCATACAGAAATCATGCCG CTCTGGACTCCCCCGACACCACCACAGGACGACAATGACATTTACATTGACTCTGTAATGATGCTGATGTATGACACCTCACCCATGCCAGAGTCCAAACTGCCTCCTATCTACGTCCGCAAGGAACACAAGAGACTCAAGATGGACCCATCAG cagcagccagaaagaagaagaaaggtcATGGGGAGACGGTCACTCATCCACGGTCCCTTTTCGAAAAGGCCAGCATGCTGAAAGTTCGCCGCGAGGTCAAGGACCAGAAAAAGAACTTCTCCCTCAAACAACAGGCACCTTTTGCCAAGCCCTTACCTTCACTTGTTAAACCGGCCATGGAGGCTGGCCAGGACAACCCTGAGTGGCTCATCAGTGAGGACTGGGCTCTGCTTCAG GCTGTGGAGCAGCTACTGGATCTGCCACTGAACCTGTCAATCGTGTCACCCGCCCACACTCCTAACTGGGATCTGGTCAGTGATGTGGTGAACTCCTGCAGCCGCATCTACCGCTCGCCAAAGCAGTGCCGCAACCGCTATGAGAATGTCATTATTCCCAGAGAAGAGGGCAAG TTGGTGTATGAGGCAAACCCCAAGAAGAAAACCAAGAGCATATACAAG tcCAAGAACAGTCGTCCTCTAAGAACCTATCAGATCTACACACAGGATGACAATGCCAACCACATGCAGCTCTACAACAGTCGCTTTGAACTCATGAAGATCATTGCCAGCAAGAGGAGTCCACCAATAAAACCACT GCTCGGAATGAATCCGTTCCAGAAGAATCCCAAGCATGCATCCGTCTTGGCAGAAag TGGGATCAGCTACGACAAGCCCCTACCACCCATCCAGGTTGCATCTCAACGTGCTGAAAGAATTGCAAAGGAGAAGAAG GCCCTTGCAGAGCAGCAGAAGGCTCAGCAGTtggcccagcagcagcagactggaACTCCTCAGACTCAGGCAGTGCCCGGCCAAGcccaggctgctgctgcaggccaGGCCCAGGCTCAGGTCGCACAGACTGCTACGGTGACCGGAGCCGCTGCTGTTCCTAATGCAGCTATTCTG GCCGGTGCTATTAAAAATGCCACTGTAGGCACGACCATCCAGGCTG CCACTGTAGGGGGAAATGTGATTGTGAACACTGTGGCTGGCGTTCCTCCAAGTCCCTTCCAGGCCAACAAACGCCTGGCATCTCCAGTCATACCAGGCACCCTGTCT CCTGCCAGTGCTGCTGGAGCTCAGGTGGTCCACGCCCAACAGAGGACCGTCACGGCTGCTGCTGCGCCTGCCGAAGTGGTCACCATAGCTACAGGCCAGGGTGTCCGAGCGGTTACCCCAGTAACGGCCTCTGCAGTCGTTTCTACCACCCTGAGCCCGGTGCAGTCCCAGACTCGCCCACTAGTCACTCAGGTCACACCAG CCACAGGTATGCAGCTGTCACAGGGAAAGCCTCTCACTCCCGCCCACCTGCAGATGCTCCGACAGCAACACttgcagcaacaacagcagcagcagcaggctgctTCCCCACAAATGAAAGCAGTAAGCAAACCTCAG ATGCAAAAGCATAaactgcagctccagcagcagcagcagcaggtggctgCAGCAGTAGCCGCAGCCCAGGGTCAACAGGCTGCAGGGACTCAGCAGAGCGCACAGGTGCAGCCCGCGCAGGCGGCTCAAGCCACTCCCCAGCTAGCCGCCGTGGCAGCAACCAGACCGGGAGCGGTGCTCACTGGCACCACGGTGCAGGTGGCCAGACTG ACACGAGTGCCCACTCAGGTTCAGTCCCAGGCCGGACAGACAGCCCAAGTCACCCTCACGAAGCCTCCTGTGGTCTCTGTGCCAGCTGTGGTGTCGTCTGCCAGTGTCACCACTCTGCCAGTCACGGTGGCAGGCATTAGTGTGGCCATAGGTCAGCCCCAGAAAGCAG GTGGGCCGGTGCTGACGCCGTCCTTCCCACAGATGCAGGTCCAGCAGCTGCTTCAgatgaagaagcagcagcaggcagcagcgGTGCAGGCCGCGGCCGCTGCCCAGCAGAAAGCGGGTCAGGCGCAGCAAGGACAGGCCACTGTCCAGCAGAAG CAGGTGACTGTGCAGGCAGCACAGGCGGCTCAGCAGCCGCAGCAGAAGGTGACCTACGCTACCACTACCCAACTCACGCCGGGCATTAAGACCCAGTTCTTCACTGCATCCTTAACCCAGGCTCAGAAATCTGCCGGAACCCAACAAATCCAG GTGGCTAAGCTCCCACAAATAGTGCAGCAACAATCAACTGTGGCCAATATCCAGCAAATTGTGTCTTCTCCTCAGCAG atccAGCCTCAGACTGTGACTCTGACGCAGGCGGCCACATCGGCGCCCGCTCAGGTGCAGATGATTCCCCCCGGTGCAGCCCAGGTGGTCCAGCAGAAGATCATCCAGCAGCAGGTTGTGACCACAGCCGCCTCGCCACAGATCCAGACGCCTCCTCCCCACAGCCCCGCCCAGCAGCAAACGGCGCCCTCCGCTGCCGAGTCCCCGGCGCAGCAGCCCACCAAGGGTCAAGCTCGCCAGGGAGGCATCCGAGCCAAAACTCCTGCCAAACCCAGCGGCGGGAGCGGCTAA